The genomic DNA ATAACTAATTTACTTCCTGCCTTTCCGCGGTTTGTGAGTCAGCATTTGTTTTAGGCGGCTGACATATTTTGCTTGTTTGGATGCAGGCCAAGATAAAAGGGGAAAACTAGTGGACTGGTGGAGAAGGCCTCGTTTGATCGGTTGAACAGGCTTTTCGAGATTGCGGCGGCCGAGCGGAGTTGTGAGACGCTTCTTTCTACGCAGAACCTCCGTTTGGTCACCCAGGAGGCCCAGTCGTACGTGCTGAATATACTCCCAAGGCGGCTGCCCCAAGAAGTGGTGGCTGGGGAGCATTTCATTCTTGAAGAACTTCCATTCTACGCGGCGGTGCGGAAGGCAGACACCCGGACACGCAAGGCCTATCTCAACAAGCGGGAGAAGAAAAGACAAGAAGGGCTCTTGCGGAAGGCTCCGGGTGGCAAACGGCCCGCGTCTGTCCCACCTGCTGGTGCTCCcacaaaaaagaagaggaagctGGTTctgaataaaggaaaagaaataaaactcccAACTCCCCCGAAGGAGTTTTTACCACCCCCAACCACTTTTGTAAGGGGATTAACAATAAGAGAGCTAGAAAATCCCCTCCCGCCTTCTATTTCAAGCGGCTTCGAACATCTTGCGGGTCTGAATCATTCGAGGCCTTCATTGACTGTGGCTGGACGTTTGGCTGTTCTGGCTGAGGAGGCTACTTCAATAAATCAGCCCGACTCCCCCCATCCAGATGCGGATGCAGCCGGGACCCCTTGTGCTACAACCTTGCCTCCCTCAGCATCCCCATTGGCAGAAATGGGGGCAGAAAGTCAGGGTTTGTCTCCTTGCGAGGCAAACCCTCATGCCCTTGTATCGGTGAAGGGACCAACTACAAGGAGGTCGCGTCCGGCGCGTGACTTGAAGTCTGGCCTCGTCGGGCGGCTTCAAGATCGGTTTTTGGAAACCATCGAAGTCAGCTGCTCGTCCGTCCAGGAGGATCACTCGGCGAGTAGTGAGACGGAGGTGGAAGAAGAGAACCCAGCCACCCCGGTGCTGGTCCCGGGTGGGGTTTCACCCGGAGAGACCCAACCGGCCGAGGATGATGGGGACCTAAATCTGGAGGAGGAGTCACACCCTAATGTCCTATCAGGGGGGAGTCCTGTTGATGATGCAGCTTGCATCTCCGCTAGTCCTTTTAGTTATGCGGAGATGGAAGAAAAACTGAAACGGATTCCATTCGGCTCGGATGTTGATATGCCTTCAGCAAAGATGTTCGAAGCGGTGGAAATGGTATAGTCTTCTTGtttgttcatttttcttttcaccatACTGATGTGTTCGTCGCATGGTTTGTAAGTTTGCTTTTCTTGTTTGTGTGTTTTTCTATAGCTGGTGAGTGGCATTCGCGACATGGCTCATCAACATGATCTTCTCTCTGACCTGTTGCAGACTGCTGATTACACAAAGGCCTTTGTCTCTCAgcgaaaaaatgatgaagagaagTTGCGCTTGAGGCTGGAGTAGGCCGAAGCCAGTTTATCCGCTGCTCGAGAGGACAACGAGCTTCTTTGGGAAGAGCTTGCTGAGGCAAAGAGTTGGGAGGAATCTACGGGCACCCGTTTGTACGAGGCGGAAGAGGAGATGCCCCAACTGAGGGGGGAGGTGAGGCATCTCCGAACGGAGGtatctattgaaaaaaaaacagagagaagatTTGCAGTTGCGCTTATCAGTGCAAAAAGAAGAGCTGGAGGCTGAGTTTGCTGTAGAAAGGGAAGAACTTGAAGCGGACTACCAAAAACAAGTAGATGAAATGTACTTCTTCGGCTATCGTTACCGTATGAAGAAACATGGAATCAAGCGGGACTTCCCTTCAATTCCCCCGGGTGAAGAGGAGAAGCTGCGCGGCAAGCCTGCTCAATGACggattttctttttgtaattttttactGCTATCCTCTCTCTGTATTTTGTAGTCCGGAGACCTCTTTGTACACAATTTTTCACaagtatcaataaaatatacttATTCAAATtgtgtttctttcttttggcTCTTCTTTCATTGGTAATATTGCTTTAAATTGGATACATTCCATGGTCTGAGTAGTGGGGTTCCGTCTAGCTTTTGTAGATGATAAGCTCCACTATCACTTGccttagacactatataggggTCTTCCCAGTTGGCTTGAAACTTTCCTGCTCCTATATCAGCAGTATTGTCGAAAACTTTTCTAAGGACCAGCGTACCATTTTTGAAACTTCTGGGCCTTACTTTGCGATTGTAATGAGCTgatgccctttgttgatagtCTGCCATCCAGATGGatgcagtttctcttatttcgtCTGCTCAGTCCAAGTTTCTTTCTAACTCTTCATTTGCATCATCCTGTCTTCCTGCCTCGGTCCGGATAGTGGGTAGCCCTATTTCAGTAGGAATGATTGCGTTCATACCATATGCGAGGGCGAAGGGAGTGTTTCCAGTTGGacgtccgggtgtggttcgataagctcataggacgccgggtagctcctccacccattttcctttggcttgctcGAGCCTTTTCTTCAAGGCAGTGACTAGAgtcttgtttgtggcctctGCTTGCCCATTACTTTGAGGATAACGCGGTGTGGAGTATGAATTCCGGATGTTTAGTTCCGAACAGAAATTCCGGAATGCGATGCTATCAAACTGTGGACCGTTGTCGGCTATGATGGTTTGGGGGATTCCGAAGCAGCAGATGATGCTTTTCCATACGAATTTGGTGACATCCttgtctttgatgctagcataTGCTTCGGCTTCTACCCAATTACTGAAGTAATCCGTGGCGACTAGCAGGAATTTCTTCTGGGCGGGTGCGGCTAGGAGAGGTCCCactatgtccatgccccactGCGCGAAGGGCCAGGGTCCTGAAATTGGTTTCAATTCCCCTGATGGCATATGTGGAATGAGGGAGTGTTTTTGAcatttgtcacattttttgacatAGGCTGTCGCGTCCTTCTTCATTGTGGGCCCTATGCGCCAGAGCTCGCCCTCCAGAATGATTTCCACATACTCCCTCATGTAATTCAGCTAATACATATAGGGCCTCTGAGTTATTTAGGCATCTGAGGTAGAGACCTGTAAAGGATCGTTTGTACAGGTGCCCCCCAATCAAGGTGAAGCGAGCGGCTTGCACCCGGATCTTGTGTGCTTGCTTGGGTTCTTCGGGCAGGGTGCCTGTCCGGAGGTATTCGATGATGGCTTTCATCCATCCTTTGTCGTTTGTTTCGTTTGCTTCAATGGTATTGCAAGTGGAGGCTTCTGCGATGGAAGAGTCGGTTTGGACATATATAGACAATAATATGGCTTCGTTGATGGGGAGGGAAGCAACTATGCCTGCTAGAGCATCCGCACGCCCATTTTCTGTTCGCTTGATTTTTTCGATTGTCCATTCGGTGAAGCGTTGTAAGGCATCTCTTACTTTGGTCAAGTATCGCACCATGCGCTCATCTTTAGCTTCGTATTCGTTCTGAACATGTCTTACCACAAGTTGGGAATCGTTATAGACTCGAAGCCTAGAGACAGATAGAGCCAGGGCGAGGTCCAATTCGGATAGGATGGCCTCATATTCCgcttcattgttagaggcgGGGAATCCTAGTCGGATGGCTTGCTCCAGATGTTCTCCGGTTGGGGATTGCAGTAGAAGCCCTACTCCGGAGCCGGATGATCGTGAGGCTCCATCAACCAGCAATGTCCACCATTCACCTTCGCTTGGTTCCTTGTGTTGGATGGGCCTTCGGGAGTATTCTAGCACGAAGTCAGCCATCACTTGGCCTTTCATGGACAATCTGGGTTGGAACTCGATTCCAAATTCGCTCaattctatggcccattgaagcattcttccGATTAAATCTGGCTTGTGTAGAATGTTGCGAAGTGGTTGGTCAGTTAGCACAATCATCGGGTGGGATTGAAAGTAAGAACGGAGCCTCTGGGCGGCACTTCGAAGAGCTAAGGCTGTTAGTTCCATCTTTGAATATCTGGTTTCTACGTCCACCAACGCTCTGCTGACGTAGTAGATAGGTTTTTGCTCCTTGGGTGAGGGGCAGCGGAATAGGACAGCGCTGATTGCCCACTCCGATACAGCCAGATACATGTATAATTTTTCTTCAGGGATGGGGCTGCTCAGGATAGGTGGTTGCATAAGGCagtgtttaattttttcaaaagcgtTTTGACAACTGTCTGTCCATCCGCTTGCTCCGGCCTTTCGTATGGCTAGGAAGAAAGGTCGCAATTCATCAGTGAAGCGGGCTATAAAACGCCCTAGGGCGACAAGCTTGCCTGTGAGACGTTGTAATTCCTTCTTGTTCCTGGGAGGCAGTGTTTCCATAACTGCCTTGACTTGATTTGGGCTAACCTCTATCCCCCTTTGGCTGACCATAAATCCCATGAATTTGCCAGCACTTACGCCAAAGGCGCATTTAGAAGGATTCAATTTCATGTCATATTTCCTCAAGAGGTGAAAAACTTCTTGCAAGTGGAGAACATGCTCCTCTCGGGTTTTGCTTTTAACAAcgatatcatcaatatatacctcTACTGTGCGGCCAACTAGaggtttgaatatctttgtcatCAGTCTCTGATAAGTAGCGCCAGCGTTTTTGAGgccaaatggcatgactttgtaacaataAAGTCCGTGTGGTGTTATGAAGGCTGTCTTCTCTTAGTCATCCGgggccatggggatttggtggtatccggAGAAAGCATCCAGGAAGGAGAGCATCCCTTGCCCAGCAGTGGAATCCACAATTTGATCTATTCGTGGCAAagggaaactgtcttttgggcacgctttattgaggttggtgtaGTCAACGCACACCCGCCATTTGCCTTCCTTTTTGGGTACCACtactacatttgccaaccagtccGGATACTCTACTTCTTTGATGAATCTGGCTTCCAACAGCTTGTCAATCTCATCCCGGATGATTTTTTGTCTGTCCGGGTGGAAACGTCTAACCCTCTACCGGATAGGCTTTGCTGTTGGCAAGATGTTAAGTTTATGAAAGGCTATGGAGGggtgaattcccttcatatcagaaTGCGCCCATGCGAAAACGTCATGGTTTTGTCGGAGGGCATTTTGAATGTTCTAGGCCTCTCCCGGCGTTAAGAGGGAACTGGCATATGTAGAGTGAGTACCTTCCTccgaaatttggattgtttgcAAGGGATCCGCTACTGGGGGATCTTTGTCCGCCGGACACAGTGATTGTTATTGATCAAGTGTGTGGGTGGACTCAGGGAGGGACTTATCCTCCTGACTGGTCCCTGCTTCTCTTGTTATCTGGTAGCATTGGCGAGCGGCTAACTGGTTGCCGTACAGGTTGATTTGCCCCTCCTCGGTAAGAAAGCTTACCATCTGATGATATGTGGAGGGGATGACTTTCATGCAGTGCAGCCATGCGCGCCCCAAGATAACGTTGAAGGGTGATAAATCTTGTACCACCGAAAACTGAACGTTGAGAGTGACTGAGCCAGCTTGGACTGGCAGCACAATGTCTCCCAAGGAAATAGTTGATGCCCAGTTGAATCCGGACAAGATTCTTCTAGGGTTTTCGAGACCAACTAAATTGTGTCCCATGTGGCTTATGACCGATGCTTGTACCAGATCGGCTGAGCTGCCTAGGTCAATTAAGATGCGTCTTACGTCGAATTTGTCCATCCCCAAGGATAGAATGAGGGCATCACGGTGCGGACGCAATATCCGTGTGGGGTTTACTGTGGGAAAGTGATTGTCCCGTCTATGGGGTGAGGGCCCCCTTCGGTTATCCCAGGCCGGATGGAGTTGACACGCTCACGCACCATTGCTTCCCATAACAATTTCTGCCTTTTCGTTTGGAGTTGAGCTCCTCATCCGATGAGCCTCCATTGATGTAGTTTATGACGGCTTTGGGAGCGGCTGGAATGTGGAGATTCCAGAGTTGTGATTTTGGGAAGCGCCTCTACCTCCGGCGTCTGAGCGGAGGTATTGCCTCAAGTGTCCCGCCTTTATAAGCCTTTCCACCAAATACTGGAGGCTTCTGCATGTCTCCGTTGTGTGGCCATGCTCCTTGTGGTAGGCGCATTTTTTGTTATGATCCCTTCTGGACGGTCCGATTCAAGGGGTCTAGGCCACCTGAAATCGGACATGCCTTGGATCATAGGGAGAAGCTTTTCATAAGTTATGGAAAGGGGTGCGAGGGGTGGCATCTCCGGGCGACTTGGCCTTTCTTGCATTTGATCGGATGGCCTTGACCTGTCCGGAAATTTGACACTTCTTTCTGTACTACCCTTGGACGGTTGTCCGACAACCAAGACTTACTGGGTGGCTACCCGCACATCATCTTCGAGCATTGAATATTTGTTTGCACGTCGAAACAAGTCATCCATCGTCGTAGGAGGCTTCTTAGTGAGTGACTAAAAAAATGAGGTGCCTGGGCAGATGCTTCGCTTGAAGATCTGCAGGACAGCATCCATGCTGCAAGCCTCTACTTATAGGACAGCTTGGCCAAATCGCTTCACGAATTCCCTCAAGGATTCattatccttcatttttatgttttgtaggGTGCTGATGTTCTGTTTATGCCGAGCGGAGCATAGGTATTGTCCTACGAAGGCTTCTGAAAGGTCTCTGAAATTATCGACAGAGTTGGGAGGTAGGCGATAGAACCATGAGAGGGCCTGCCCTTGTAGGCTGGCGGGGAATACTTTGCATAGCAGTGGGTCCTTGCCTATATCGAGAGTCATGAGCTgtcgataatgcatgatatggtcgaagGGGTCGCTGAACCCATCGTATGTGGAGAATTTTGGTACGAGGAATCCCCTTAGGGGCTTGTAATGAATGATATGAGAGCAGAAAGGAGTTGGGAGCATGTCGTCCAACCTTTTGCTGATGGAGCCAATGGGTGGCTCGTTTGGGGGATTTCTCCCAGTTTGTCGTACCGCTTGGTACGGGGGAACGTTCTGCATCATAGGGGTGACCAAGGGGTCACGGTGCGGGAGAACGTTCTGTGGTATAGGGGTGACCGTAGGATCATGGTGCACACCCCATGTGGTGGGTATTGGCGGCCTTGGCCTGCCAGGTTGTTGGGGGCCCAGTCTCGCATGCATAGCGCCCGACAACTGGGATCTTCTGTCACATTGTCTCTTTGATGAGAAACGAGTGGAGTTTGAGCTTTCCTCACGGGGAGCTCGAGGCATGGGTGTGTGTGGCTCGTGTGGCCCAGCATTGCGTGTTTCAGGGATTGGTTCCACTGTTCCGGGGTATATCGACTCTGGGTGAGGTCTTGAGTTGGCTACTTGGCCTCTTGAATGCTGACGACGGGGAGGCCCCGTCGATGATGCCTGGAT from Vitis riparia cultivar Riparia Gloire de Montpellier isolate 1030 chromosome 8, EGFV_Vit.rip_1.0, whole genome shotgun sequence includes the following:
- the LOC117920578 gene encoding uncharacterized protein LOC117920578, which codes for MDKFDVRRILIDLGSSADLVQASVISHMGHNLVGLENPRRILSGFNWASTISLGDIVLPVQAGSVTLNVQFSVVQDLSPFNVILGRAWLHCMKVIPSTYHQMVSFLTEEGQINLYGNQLAARQCYQITREAGTSQEDKSLPESTHTLDQ